A stretch of Syntrophales bacterium DNA encodes these proteins:
- a CDS encoding lipopolysaccharide assembly protein LapA domain-containing protein codes for MKLFYTIIITVVLLLVVSFSVQNTAEIQLKYSVLNWAVSESMPLYLLIFISFFAGIILAGFLGIVERFRLARVAKKLNKKIKKLEKEFGAGESLTAVTEAESSDE; via the coding sequence ATGAAGCTTTTTTACACTATTATTATTACGGTTGTTTTGTTGCTTGTGGTGTCGTTTTCGGTGCAAAATACTGCCGAGATTCAGCTTAAATATTCAGTTCTTAATTGGGCTGTAAGTGAGTCGATGCCTCTATATTTATTAATTTTCATATCATTCTTTGCGGGAATAATTCTTGCAGGATTTTTGGGAATAGTAGAAAGGTTCAGGTTGGCAAGGGTAGCAAAAAAATTAAATAAAAAGATTAAAAAGTTGGAAAAAGAGTTTGGTGCAGGCGAGAGTCTTACGGCTGTAACGGAAGCTGAATCTTCTGACGAATAA
- a CDS encoding HIT domain-containing protein: MEYIKSDKPKGCIFCKDSIRDDEFVLHEKEYSFVMMNKYPYINGHLLIAPFRHVSNLEDLTSDEQMEIFDILGISVKALKETMKPEGFNIGMNLGKVAGAGVDDHIHVHVVPRWNGDTNFMTVLGETRVIPEDIKKTLEVLLPYFRN, from the coding sequence ATGGAATATATAAAGAGCGATAAACCAAAGGGATGTATTTTTTGCAAGGATTCAATCAGAGATGATGAATTTGTCCTTCATGAGAAAGAATATTCCTTCGTTATGATGAATAAATATCCTTATATTAATGGACATTTATTAATCGCTCCTTTCAGACATGTAAGCAATCTGGAGGATCTGACTTCTGACGAACAAATGGAAATATTTGATATCCTTGGTATCTCGGTAAAAGCTTTGAAGGAAACAATGAAACCCGAAGGATTTAACATAGGAATGAATCTGGGAAAGGTTGCAGGAGCAGGGGTAGATGACCATATTCATGTGCATGTTGTTCCGAGATGGAATGGTGACACCAACTTTATGACGGTTTTGGGGGAAACAAGGGTTATTCCTGAAGATATTAAAAAAACGCTGGAGGTATTATTACCGTATTTTAGAAATTAA
- a CDS encoding metallophosphoesterase family protein, whose amino-acid sequence MKIGVISDTHLKSYDDRLGIIMEDYFGDVGLILHAGDLVDISILDAFDGKEVKAVCGNMDPPEVKKLLPDKLVLDLNGYKVGLIHGWGIPFGIEKKLRKKFGDIDCLVYGHTHRAVNMVKDNVLFFNPGSAIDKRFSENNTIGILEISDKITGEIIELKY is encoded by the coding sequence ATGAAAATAGGGGTTATTTCGGACACGCACCTTAAAAGTTACGACGACAGACTCGGGATAATCATGGAGGATTATTTTGGTGATGTCGGTTTGATCTTGCATGCAGGAGATCTGGTTGATATCAGTATTCTTGATGCGTTTGATGGGAAAGAAGTAAAGGCGGTCTGCGGTAATATGGATCCGCCTGAGGTGAAAAAATTACTCCCTGATAAACTGGTTCTTGATCTCAATGGTTATAAGGTAGGTCTGATTCATGGTTGGGGTATACCTTTCGGTATAGAAAAAAAGTTGAGAAAAAAATTTGGTGATATAGATTGTCTGGTTTATGGACATACTCACAGGGCTGTCAATATGGTCAAGGACAATGTTCTTTTTTTTAATCCGGGATCAGCTATTGACAAGAGATTCTCAGAAAATAATACAATCGGAATACTTGAAATAAGCGATAAAATCACAGGGGAAATAATAGAACTTAAATACTAA
- the ligA gene encoding NAD-dependent DNA ligase LigA: MEKELAIKRIKDLRNQIIHHNERYYRFDDPEISDAEYDGLMLELIALERKFSDYIDVTASPTQRVGATPLEKFNTVTHLTPMLSLSNAFSEADIREFDERIKRFLHSSENFPFVIEPKLDGVAVNLIYEKGILTAGLTRGDGSVGENVTQNIKTMRSVPLKLTENRDAPIPEEIEIRGEVYIEIDAFKKLNKRRLNEGDPPFANPRNAAAGSLRQLDSRITAKRPLDIFCYGIGALTGKSFQKHQEVLQTLSKWGFKVNPHIKQAENVGECIEYYHDMVRIRNELPYEIDGVVIKVDSLDVQNRLGAVSRSPRWAVACKFPASQETTVIEDIKVQVGRTGVLTPVALMKPVSVGGAMVSRATLHNQDEIDKKDIRVGDTVIIQRAGDVIPEVVKVIESKRSGGEKLFRIPANCPECGSRIVRLEGEVAHRCIGFACPARIRENIRHFASRGGMDIEGLGEKLVSQLLDTKTIEDPADLYYLTQEKLTKLERMADKSATNLLKALEQSKNPPLEKLIFALGIRHVGEHIARILTREFKNLDNLRNATEEKLQTINGIGPEITESITEFFRETSNQKVIEKLRKAGVKPKETISKESDALSGSSFVFTGTLKSLSRNKAKEIVESLGCDVSSSITKKTDYVVAGESPGSKYDKAKDLGIPVLDEEEFLKFVGKV, from the coding sequence ATGGAAAAAGAACTTGCCATAAAAAGAATAAAAGATCTGAGAAATCAGATCATTCATCATAACGAACGGTACTATCGATTTGATGACCCCGAGATATCTGACGCGGAATATGACGGCCTTATGCTGGAGTTGATCGCTCTGGAAAGAAAATTTTCAGATTACATTGACGTCACAGCCTCTCCCACCCAGCGTGTTGGGGCAACTCCTCTTGAAAAGTTCAATACAGTCACTCATCTCACCCCCATGTTAAGCCTCTCAAATGCCTTTTCCGAAGCAGATATAAGAGAATTTGATGAGCGCATAAAGCGTTTCTTGCACAGCAGTGAGAATTTTCCCTTTGTTATAGAACCCAAGCTTGACGGTGTAGCCGTCAACCTGATCTATGAAAAGGGCATTCTGACGGCCGGATTGACGAGAGGAGACGGAAGTGTGGGGGAAAACGTCACTCAGAATATAAAAACCATGCGCTCCGTTCCCCTGAAATTAACAGAAAACAGAGATGCCCCCATCCCCGAGGAGATTGAGATAAGGGGAGAAGTTTATATAGAGATTGATGCATTCAAAAAACTGAACAAGCGCAGACTGAATGAAGGTGATCCTCCTTTTGCCAATCCACGAAATGCGGCAGCAGGTTCTCTCCGTCAGCTTGACTCCAGGATAACAGCAAAAAGGCCACTTGACATCTTCTGCTATGGGATAGGAGCTCTAACAGGAAAATCCTTTCAAAAACACCAGGAGGTTCTGCAAACCCTTTCAAAATGGGGGTTTAAGGTAAATCCTCATATCAAACAGGCAGAAAATGTCGGTGAATGTATTGAGTATTACCATGATATGGTTCGCATCAGAAACGAACTCCCATACGAAATTGACGGCGTTGTTATAAAGGTTGACTCACTTGATGTCCAGAATCGCCTTGGTGCTGTTTCGAGAAGCCCCCGATGGGCCGTTGCGTGTAAATTTCCTGCCTCCCAGGAAACAACAGTAATCGAGGATATCAAGGTTCAGGTTGGACGAACAGGGGTGCTCACCCCCGTGGCTCTGATGAAACCGGTCAGTGTGGGCGGGGCCATGGTCAGCCGGGCCACCCTCCACAATCAGGACGAGATAGACAAAAAGGATATCCGGGTTGGCGACACGGTCATCATCCAGCGTGCCGGAGATGTAATACCGGAGGTTGTGAAGGTTATCGAATCAAAGAGAAGCGGCGGCGAAAAACTTTTCAGGATACCGGCTAACTGTCCCGAATGTGGTTCCAGAATTGTCAGGCTTGAAGGTGAAGTCGCCCACAGGTGTATCGGCTTTGCCTGTCCTGCCCGGATCAGGGAAAATATAAGACATTTTGCTTCCAGAGGCGGCATGGACATAGAGGGACTGGGAGAAAAGCTGGTCTCACAACTATTAGACACAAAAACTATAGAGGATCCTGCAGATCTCTACTACCTGACTCAGGAAAAATTGACAAAGCTTGAAAGGATGGCGGATAAATCTGCAACGAATCTCCTTAAAGCGCTGGAACAATCGAAAAACCCGCCTCTTGAAAAGCTTATCTTCGCTCTGGGAATAAGGCATGTAGGAGAACATATCGCCAGGATTCTGACCAGAGAATTTAAAAATCTTGATAACCTGAGAAACGCAACTGAAGAAAAGCTCCAAACAATAAACGGAATCGGACCCGAAATCACGGAAAGCATAACAGAGTTTTTCAGGGAAACCTCTAACCAGAAAGTAATAGAAAAACTCAGGAAGGCCGGCGTTAAACCTAAGGAAACCATTTCAAAAGAATCGGATGCTCTTTCAGGAAGCTCCTTTGTTTTTACAGGTACCTTGAAGAGCCTTTCCAGGAACAAAGCGAAGGAAATCGTTGAATCCCTGGGTTGTGATGTTTCGTCATCCATTACGAAAAAAACCGATTATGTTGTTGCGGGAGAATCTCCGGGGTCCAAATATGATAAGGCAAAAGATTTGGGTATACCTGTCCTTGATGAGGAGGAGTTTTTAAAGTTTGTTGGGAAAGTTTGA
- a CDS encoding acylphosphatase, translating into MVMKKVHVFVTGRVQGVFFRAETKSKADSLNLTGWVRNVPDGRVDTVFEGEKGNVDTMIEWCRKGPPFATVTDIEIIEEIYTEEFEDFRIRY; encoded by the coding sequence ATGGTTATGAAAAAAGTTCATGTTTTTGTTACGGGCAGGGTCCAGGGTGTTTTCTTCAGGGCGGAAACAAAAAGCAAGGCCGACTCTCTCAACCTGACAGGTTGGGTCAGAAACGTCCCGGATGGAAGGGTTGATACGGTGTTTGAGGGGGAAAAGGGGAATGTCGACACAATGATTGAATGGTGCAGAAAAGGGCCGCCTTTTGCCACAGTCACAGATATTGAAATTATCGAAGAAATTTATACGGAAGAATTTGAAGATTTCAGAATCAGATATTGA